A genomic region of Miscanthus floridulus cultivar M001 chromosome 3, ASM1932011v1, whole genome shotgun sequence contains the following coding sequences:
- the LOC136544992 gene encoding uncharacterized protein: MVEMVCSALVQETVSRGVSFALGKREEKASQGHLMERLEMAVSQLEFALERVQELRIRQLSLICRRKQIKSAYVEATELLDKHKQQQAVPAGQELQNAHGVKKRKLWVISAKNMLTTSSFAGLSTDDVRRFELYADFADKFVRDVESGCSLHHNTFCNPIVRHLLEGKTLRYDLEQGNLERSFYIFPMYSDERGVEALLAYSYMDSTMIEKCFTLLLSLRLSESTDIVGVAIKGLQLLTAEFKHPVECAMGELTLLRNLQDTADLSGPPLVRSEEIYSMTMTQTQFFRPDPACCKGSRHGLCANNNVSSELSDILPEQVIYWAFQCYIPAVESSTRSSFDEVGRGWKPPLEVRIIFSPHYLFIFYLMRFIEFIDLWERRQMDKTSNYTYAVEIIGDDVKKCLDDVSLQEVAETIKSNAINCFSRQPELREYRIDWASRHGGAWFIVEKGSVETAVVPRTRKRYNTRSSKNKDK; encoded by the coding sequence ATGGTGGAGATGGTGTGTTCAGCCCTTGTTCAGGAGACCGTGAGCAGAGGCGTCTCCTTTGCGTTGGGCAAGCGCGAGGAGAAGGCATCCCAAGGCCACTTGATGGAGAGGCTGGAGATGGCCGTCAGCCAGCTGGAGTTTGCGCTTGAGAGGGTCCAGGAGCTGCGCATTAGGCAGCTCTCATTGATTTGCCGCAGGAAGCAGATCAAGTCTGCCTACGTCGAGGCAACGGAACTGCTCGACAAGCACAAGCAGCAGCAGGCGGTGCCTGCAGGACAGGAACTGCAGAATGCGCACGGGGTGAAGAAGCGCAAGCTATGGGTTATCAGTGCCAAGAACATGCTCACCACATCCTCTTTTGCTGGCTTGAGCACGGATGATGTTCGAAGATTTGAATTGTATGCAGATTTTGCGGACAAGTTTGTGAGGGACGTGGAGTCTGGGTGTTCACTTCATCACAACACCTTTTGCAACCCTATTGTCAGGCATCTCCTTGAAGGTAAAACTCTCCGGTATGACTTGGAGCAGGGAAACCTGGAACGAAGTTTCTACATATTTCCCATGTATTCTGATGAGCGTGGCGTGGAGGCACTGCTAGCATACTCTTACATGGATAGCACAATGATAGAGAAATGTTTTACTCTGTTGTTGTCCCTACGACTATCAGAAAGCACAGACATAGTTGGAGTTGCTATTAAAGGCTTGCAATTATTGACAGCTGAATTCAAGCATCCTGTTGAATGTGCAATGGGAGAACTTACCCTACTGCGTAATTTACAAGACACTGCCGATTTGTCTGGGCCTCCGTTGGTGCGCAGTGAAGAGATTTATAGTATGACGATGACACAGACACAGTTTTTTCGCCCAGACCCAGCATGTTGCAAAGGAAGTAGGCACGGACTTTGTGCTAACAACAACGTCTCCTCAGAGTTATCGGACATACTCCCAGAGCAAGTTATTTATTGGGCTTTTCAGTGCTATATACCAGCAGTAGAGTCCAGCACGCGTAGCTCATTTGATGAGGTGGGCAGAGGTTGGAAGCCACCTCTGGAAGTGAGAATTATCTTTAGTCcccattatttatttattttttatttgatgCGTTTCATAGAGTTTATTGATTTATGGGAAAGGCGGCAGATGGATAAAACCAGTAATTACACTTATGCAGTAGAGATTATCGGAGACGATGTTAAGAAGTGTCTAGATGATGTCAGCTTACAGGAAGTGGCCGAGACAATAAAATCAAACGCAATAAACTGTTTCTCACGTCAGCCAGAGCTGAGGGAGTACAGAATAGATTGGGCCTCTCGACACGGTGGTGCATGGTTTATTGTGGAAAAGGGAAGCGTGGAAACAGCAGTTGTGCCCAGAACCAGGAAAAGGTACAATACGCGATCGAGCAAGAACAAGGACAAGTAA